The segment aacaacgcaaaaaaaaaagtgagaccaatagatgTGCAAAAAGACTCCAATACTTATAGTAGAGCTGATgtagcatcacatgattggttagtTTTCACAGCAAATGGTATATTTcgttcaattattggtacttatcatacaactattggtacaatgttgtacaaaagttggacattaaatcagcaagtaaggaagtattaaatcaacaatttctatcacaagaattgaaaTGGGCTCAACTACTAATCCTTACCAAACCTGAATAGACTAACTACAAAGGTCAACTAGAACGGCCGTATTACCAAAGTGGGAATTTGCCGGGTACCTCTCTCCTACCAGAAGCTTGTTTATTTATCGGTAGAAAGCACGAAGAATACTAAAATAACATTTAAGCCCTGATCAGTGGCAGCATTTATTGATTAAACTCATAGTTTGGAGTGCATTGATCACTTGAATGGGTACGCTCCACTTAAATAACGGATCCTGTTTCAGTTGCAGCGAGAGTGAGAAGAATGTCTGCGATTTCGTCATGGTGGGAGATCAATGCTTTGGAATGGGCAACGATTGGGATGGTAGCGGCGCCCTTTTTGTTATATATGTTGTCGCACAAGCAGGGAGAAGAACCGCGGAGGTGGCCCGTGGTGGGCATGTTGCCGTCCGTGATAACGAATTTTAAGCGCATATACGACTGGGAAACTGAGGTGCTGAGGGCCACGGGTGGAACTTACATTTTCCGAGGTGCCTGGAAATCCAAGCAAGACTGTGTTATCTCCTGTGACCCGCGGAACATTGAATACGTCCTCCACACCAACTTCGCCAATTTCCCCAAGGGCGAGGACTTCTACGCCGAGTTTTATGACCTTCTCGGCGATGGTATCTTCAATGCCGACGGCCTCGAGTGGCGGCGCCTCCGCAACACCGCCGCCCTACACTTCTATTCCCGCCCCTTCCGCCGCTTCACCGCCGACACGCTCCGACATATCGTGCAGACTAAGCTCCTCCCGCTCTTGACAGACGCCGCCGAGACGGGGGCGCCGCTCGACTTGCAGGACGTTTTCTTGCGCTTTACTTTTGACAACACCTGCACTCTGGTCTTCGGACGGAGCCCTGGCTGTCTGGCGCCCGGTCTGCCGCTCGTGCCCTTTGCGAAGGCTTTTGATGATGCTGTGGAGGCCACTTTCTACCGCCATCTTACGCCTCGCGCCTGCTGGAAACTCATGCGGTTTTTAAAACTCGGAAAGGAGAGGCAGTTTTACAAGTAAGTAGAACATGGTCTAGAGGTGTTCTTTAATGATAGTAAGAGTTTGGAATGTAATtacatgaatgtgaaaaaaaatagaTATGGGTTCTTGTGAATCAGTACATTTGTTAATAAGTTTGATTCTAAAATTATATAATTGAATTTTATAATAATATCATAAAAAAAGATCTTTTAGTTAAAATAGAGAGATGTcactattttttaattaaatgttattcatataagtttttttgaaaaaaatttgaaaatggattaGTTTGGTGTATTGTGATCCTTTAGATTGTTGGGTCTCCTGGACttcattaaaattattttattgttcCATTCATTTGTTAAATTTTAATCTGCTGACCAAGTTGAATGGTTTCTGAATGAGTCCACCAGCCTACCAGGAATCAAGTCTCCCTACTTGCAAAACTCCAAAATCATTAGAAAGTTGTCATTACACTCCATTTCTTCTTCATTGTTGTCTCACAAATATTatgttaataattaaataatattaatattaaaagcATTAATTTTTTCCATAATAGATTAACTTGAAAGTTTTTAAATTTgactatataattttatttttatcaccataATTTTCATCATAATGATGAATCATGGAATATTTTCTTCTCATCTAGATCAGAAACGAGCTATGAAGTCCTTAGGATATACCGCTCTGTTCATTGTAAATAATTATAATGACCGACTGATGATGGATTTTGAAATATCTCATTGTATGATAAATTATGATATATTTCATGACAGACGGaattaaaaataaatgataaaataacttcttATGTTTTTTCCTAGAGATCTATGCTAGTAGTTATTCAGAACCCCAAAATTAATGAAAGTTTATTTTGCTGTGCAGAGCTTTGAAACCGCTGCGGCAGTTCATGGACGAGCTCATTGGTTACAAGAAGAAAACAATGGGACAAGGAGAGGCAAAAGATCTGCTGTCGCGTTTCATGGAGGAGAAAAGCCATTACGACGACAAGTTTCTTCGCGATGCAGTCATGAATTTCGTGATAGCGGGGAGGGACACCTCCGGCGTGGCGCTGGCCTGGTTCTTCTGGCTTCTCTATCGCCATCCCTCCATAGAAGAGAAGATCGTGGAAGAGCTCTATGCCGTCTTAAGGAGAAGGGACGGCGGCTTAATCTTTCTAGACTTTGAGCAGCCCTTCACGGTGAGGGAGCTGGAAGAATGCGTGTATTTGCAGGCGGCACTCACAGAGACTTTGAGGCTTTACCCTTCGATTCCACACGACCACAAGGGCGTGCTAAACAGGGACGTCCTTCCAGACGGGACGTCTATTGAGCCTGGCATGCGATTCCTCTATAGCATTTACTCTCTGGGTCGCATGGAATCCATTTGGGGGCCCGATTGCATGGAATTCAAGCCCCAGCGATGGCTTGAGACCAGCAAGGAGGGCGCAATGGCGATGAAAAGAGAGTCGCCGTACAAGTTCATGGCGTTCAATGCCGGGCAGAGAGTGTGTTTGGGGAAGGAGATGGCGTACGCGCAGATGAAGGCCGCCGCCGCCGCCATCGTTTTGCGATTTCGTGTGCGAGTGAAGGAGAATGTGGAGGTTAAGGCCAAGATGTCTCTCGTTCTCGCCATGAAGAACGGCCTTTGGGTCACCCTGGAAAAACGTAATCTCAAAACTATCAATGCCTTCTGACATGTACGTTAGTTGGAGTAAATTGTTGCTTGCAGAAGAAACTTGGTTGCAAGGTTTAGTGGTAGTTGGTGATTATGTTCTCAGTTTTGAATTCTATAGACCAAGCGATGTAGTAGACATCATTAAAAAaatctttattcattcatcgtGCAGGTAGATATTAATTAGAAAGCTTCATTCATTCATTGCAGCACGAGTAGATATTAATTTGGGTTCGGTGCTGTGTTTTACTTTCTTCCGTGCACTGCACATTCAATTTTGCTTCGATGTTAACGGAGTTTGAGAAACGACTAGGTTTCGGGTATTCAATATGGTTTCTTGATGGGAATTGAGATGACATTTTACCTGTTTTTGATATATTTTGCCATGAAGAACTGCCTTTCGGTCACCCTGGGAAAACGTATTCTGAGAACTATTAATGCCTTCTGACATGTATGTTAGTTGGAGTAAATTGTTACGGGTTTCTCTAATTACACCAGTAGGTATTAATTTGGGTTTGCTTCTGTGTTTTGCTTTCATCTGTGCACTGTACATTCAATTTTGCTTCGTTGCCAATATGTTTTCTTCCTAAGAATTATGACTAAGAATTATGACATAGTTATTAGCCAGGGGAAGAGcatcagtagttgagcatgtactaattgttgtgagggttgttgatatcttttgtttcaaaaattgaacaaataaaatctattgtttgaaacataaaatatcaatttttgttcgTAAATGTATCAATAGTTgtaaggaaatgtaccaatagttgtaaggaaatgtaccaatagttgttaggaaatgtactaatattgtaaaaagtaaccaatcaggtgctgccatatcagctgcacaactattggggtctcttttgcacgcctattggtctcactttttttttgggttgttttggacaccttggcaaaaagcttgctgatgtggcatcatatttgatgatgtggccctgaaaccttagttataagcaggggacttgccaagtaagctgttgtaaaaaaatcggagtgatttgaaattttcacataagattttgagaagcacgaagttagggtgcacaactactaggtcctttcccctatcTCTAGATTTGATTATCTATACTATGTTTTGGATCATATTCTGTTATCCATTAGAATTCTAAGAAGCTTTAAGAATTGTGACATTTTAGGCAGTTATTAGCTGTGCTCTACTTTTCATGCTTTAATGGCTCTCCCGTTACCTGTTTTTGTTGAAATGCTCATCGTTGCTTTCAATTGTACAGGGAAATCTTTATAGTTGTGTTTCCATTTATTATGAAAATGTCTAATTACCAACTCTTGTAACATGATATTGATGAACAACAAAATATTTTAAAAGGTTGTTGGATTTCATTATAATGACTTCAATTTAAGAGACTATTTTTTGGGGAATCGTATACCAATTAAGTTAATACCAAAAAAGGGAACATCAAAGGTTTGAGTACATCATATAGTGAACAAGAATATCACTCTATAAAatcatccatgatcatcaaaacaaAACATAGTCAATGAAAAGCAACCGAACATAAGTAAAAGTCTATCGTGGAAGCAAAAAAATATAGCAAACATCTTGTATATCATATAGAGAACCCATAGTAATTCTCTCAATCAAGGTTCCTCCTATCTACACAAGCATTTGTATGAGTTCCTTCAACATTATCACTAGTCCTGCCCCATTCCCTTCACCTTGTTGCTCTACCTCGTCATAGTCCTCTTGCATGTCTTCCTCATCATTCTATTGTTCATCATCCTAAATACCTACCTCATCATCATCATGTTCATCTCCTTCACCATATTAATCCTTCTCTTCTCCCTGTTGTTTTTTATTTCCCCTTAGTTGTTCCTCATTGTCTGCCACTTGTTTACTCTTATTTTTGCCTCTACTTGGATGTTTTGGTTGTCTCTTGCTTTCTTTGTAGGACTCATGGGTGCCTAGGGGAGGGGATatctgatgcaaccataaccggtaaatcctcaaaagagaactgaccagtttatgcagcaagagtaacacaacgaaagcaacaataaaacatagaaagattacaaaaacagatcatattattgtcttagaacctccggTAACCAATCGGTTATCATCATATAGTCATCCTAGAACATCTAATAGTCAatcggttacatgtaggctaacatgccagatacaatccatccaGAACTCTCAGAGTCAACCAGATCTTTAATCACGAATCTAAATCCCTATTCTGATCTCTACTGccctataaatgattacataatgtcatatatataccctccagaacatatctgggtcagctACAAAAgattgtgtagacacccaaaattgtcatgtctaattaaataaatattttatttaattagttatctaagcctaatttttctattaattaaataaatctttatttatttaattaattcatttatcctcttctagccttatttctcatttgaataaatacatttatttatttaaattatctttttcctaaattaaataaatattttatttatttaattgatcccacttcttctataaattaaataaatctttatttatttaattaattcattagctttttctacacatgacacatgtcattcatctcttaattcctacactacctacctctttcattaatttattatttcttctacctacgctctaatcctagccgacctcctttttacacctctcaatcttatccctccatttcatattgtgtcttctatttaaggagatgttttcttcatcatcaaaccctaatgatcttttatgcaattgactacactacgatcctacttgcaaccacattccgttctttgttgagctcttgtgcacataaaatctgatagcaaatatatcaagcaagatcaatggagataggaagaatggagatcaaaaccctattggacatatgatggtataatctttgtgatttcatttgatttgcattgtcttatgtaatcttcatatgttatggtggatctttgttgttgttaggctagggtttggtggttgaattcatttagcctttcaatcttgttattattgttatccattttcaccatatacattttggcacgcccggtgggacccttgtccctttgcatttaacctctttgttgcagattttgcgttttttaAGTTGCAGATCGGATATTTTCAACAGCATTTTGTTATttccgcgtctgcgcactttcggaccgcgtttttgattttctggcgcgtctgcgacatctggatccgcgtctgtgttttggcaatattttcTTTTGCAGGTTCTAGGAAGGCGTGCCTGTGTGGTAAAGTCGCGTCTGCATCGTTTTAACCAGCGTCTATGTCACGGAAGCGCGTCTGTGCTCTGTAGGCGCGTCTGTGCTCTgtaggcgcgtctgtgcatcacagaaccgcgtctgtgttatccaGTTGCGTCTGCGTTAAGGGTAACCGCGTTTATGCTCGCCcgattcaaattttgggttttcattgattcagtttttcggattttgcatttagggttttagatctggtttattttgagctaacattttcagatctagctaatgaaattggtgcagcttgtcttgaaggcaaaatcgtttggttgaaggcccctatttcacaaagtcttttgggttttaaaatttacctaatttgtgtgtttgcaggaaggggtgattatttcaaacaacccaaactactaacaactctttgttgcaggtccttggcaagggttttgaatttttattgtgtgtcttattttcatagaatagcaaacacttccattggtgcactaaaattgaatcattgtcttttatgttttgagcaataggctctttttgtttaatctttagagggcctgtcttcccgtgtggtcattcggactactagtgagaagagaacgactcaagtggtagagaggaaaacccacctcttctaaaccactataaacaaatgtattcatggtgaaaactatgaataacatgtgctgattagttcataccgacactatgtctccccataaacccgtttgatcaaattcatttgatcagttgtagggcgtaacccctactggctgggagccttctgtatttacagagctgaaagtgccgcatgtatggccacacgagcggatgctcttactagcacctttttgttttagaagcccagatccttctagttgttggggcaggaggtcgggcctctggtagcagcccacacacatacggttcttagtagagatacaaagtttgccacggggagttttcatggagactgatgcttggctgactcgagaagtgaaaacccacctcttccaaaccactataaacaaatgtattcatggtgaaaactatgaataacatgtgctgattagttcataccgacactatgtctccccataaacccgtttgatcaaattcatttgatcagttgtagggcgtaacccctaccggctgggagccttctgtatttacagagctgaaagtgccgcatgtatggccacacgagcggatgctcttactagcacctttttgttttagaagcccagatccttctagttgttggggcaggaggtcgggcctctggtagcagcccacacacatacggttcttagtagag is part of the Cryptomeria japonica chromosome 10, Sugi_1.0, whole genome shotgun sequence genome and harbors:
- the LOC131038204 gene encoding cytochrome P450 86B1 translates to MSAISSWWEINALEWATIGMVAAPFLLYMLSHKQGEEPRRWPVVGMLPSVITNFKRIYDWETEVLRATGGTYIFRGAWKSKQDCVISCDPRNIEYVLHTNFANFPKGEDFYAEFYDLLGDGIFNADGLEWRRLRNTAALHFYSRPFRRFTADTLRHIVQTKLLPLLTDAAETGAPLDLQDVFLRFTFDNTCTLVFGRSPGCLAPGLPLVPFAKAFDDAVEATFYRHLTPRACWKLMRFLKLGKERQFYKALKPLRQFMDELIGYKKKTMGQGEAKDLLSRFMEEKSHYDDKFLRDAVMNFVIAGRDTSGVALAWFFWLLYRHPSIEEKIVEELYAVLRRRDGGLIFLDFEQPFTVRELEECVYLQAALTETLRLYPSIPHDHKGVLNRDVLPDGTSIEPGMRFLYSIYSLGRMESIWGPDCMEFKPQRWLETSKEGAMAMKRESPYKFMAFNAGQRVCLGKEMAYAQMKAAAAAIVLRFRVRVKENVEVKAKMSLVLAMKNGLWVTLEKRNLKTINAF